A window of the Labrus mixtus chromosome 8, fLabMix1.1, whole genome shotgun sequence genome harbors these coding sequences:
- the LOC132979559 gene encoding tripartite motif-containing protein 16-like: protein MAQKGVQLGQETLSCSICLDLLKDPVTTSCGHSYCMNCIKSHWDKEDDKTIYSCPQCRQDFTPRPVLRKSTMLAVLVEELKKTGLQAAPADHCYAGSEDVACDVCTGRKLKACKSCLQCLASYCEKHLQPHYELPIFEKHKLVEPSKKLQENVCSRHDEVMKMFCRTDQQSICYLCSVDEHEGHDTVSAAAERSERQRELEVSRQNIQQRIQDREKDVKLLQQEVEAINGSADKTVGNSEKIFTELIRLMEKRRSDVKQQVRSQQQTEVSRVRELQEKLEQEITELKRKDAELEKLSHTEDHNQFLHDYPSLSPLSESTHSSSIKIRPLRYFEDVTAAVSEVRDKLQDVLREKWTNISQTVTEVNVLLSGPEPEPKTRAEFLKYSCDITLDPNTAHTGLLLSDGNRKVTRTRETNPYFSHPDRFTNWLQVLSKENLTGRCYWEVKWGGKGVSVAVTYKNISRAGSSDECVFGRNDKSWALDCYNNSYNFCYNNVSTPVSGPLSSRVGVYLDHRAGILSFYNISETMTLLHRVQTTFTQPLHAGLWFDWFNSPGASAELCKLK, encoded by the coding sequence atggcgcAGAAAGGAGTTCAGCTGGGTCAGGAAACCCTTTCTTGTTCGatctgtctggatctcctgAAGGATCCGGTGACTACTTCCTGTGGACATAGTTACTGTATGAActgtattaaaagccactgggaTAAAGAGGATGATAAGACaatctacagctgccctcagtgcaGACAGGACTTCACACCGAGGCCTGTCCTCAGGAAAAGCACCATGTTAGCAGttttagtggaggagctgaagaagactggacttcaagctgctcctgctgatcactgctatgctggatctgaagatgtggcctgtgatgtctgcaccgggaggaaactgaaagcctgtaagtcctgtctgcagtgtctgGCCTCTTATTGTGAGAAACACCTCCAGCCTCATTATGAACTACCTatctttgaaaaacacaagctagtggagccctccaagaagctccaggagaacgtctgctctcgtcatgatgaggtgatgaagatgttctgtcgtactgatcagcagtctatctgttatctctgctctgtggacGAACACGaaggtcatgacacagtctcagctgcagcagaaaggagcgagagacagagagagctggaggtgagtcgacaaaacatccagcagagaatccaggacagagagaaagatgtgaagctgctccaacaggaggtggaggctatcaatggctctgctgataaaacagtggggaacagtgagaagatcttcactgagctgatccgtctcatggagaaaagacgctctgatgtgaagcagcaggtcagatcccagcagcagactgaagtgagtcgagtcagagagcttcaggagaagctggagcaggagatcactgagctgaagaggaaagacgctgaactggagaagctctcacacacagaagatcacaaccagtttctacacgactacccctcactgtcaccactcagtgaatctacacactcatccagcatcaagatccgtcctctgaggtACTTTGAGGACGTGACAGcggctgtgtcagaagtcagagataaactacaggacgtcctgagagagaaatggacaaacatctcacagacagtgactgaagtgaatgttttactgtcaggaccagaaccagagcccaagaccagagctgagttcttaaaatattcatgtgacatcacactggatccaaacacagcacacacagggCTGCTATTATCTGATgggaacagaaaagtaacacgCACGAGAGAGACCAATCCTTATTTtagtcacccagacagattcactAATTGGTTGCAGGTCCTGAGTAAAGAGAATCTGACTGGacgttgttactgggaggtgaagtggggggggaaaggagtttctgtagcagtcacatacaagaatatcagcagagcagggagctcagatgaatgtgtgtttggacGTAATGACAAATCTTGGGCGTTAGATTGTTACAACAACAGTTATAACTTTTGTTACAACAATGTCAGcactcctgtctcaggtcctctgtcctccagagtaggagtgtacctggatcacagagcaggtatttTGTCCTTCTACAAcatctctgaaaccatgactctcctccacagagtccagaccacattcactcagcctctacatgctggactcTGGTTTGATTGGTTTAATTCTCCTGGAGcctctgctgagttgtgtaaactgaaatag
- the LOC132979560 gene encoding tripartite motif-containing protein 16-like translates to MAQKGVQLGQETLSCSICLDLLKDPVTTSCGHSYCMNCIKSHWDKEDDKTIYSCPQCRQDFTQRPVLRKSTMLAVLVEELKKTGLQAAPADHCYAGSDDVACDVCTGRKLKACKSCLQCLASYCEKHLQPHYELPVFEKHKLVEPSKKLQENVCSRHDEVMKMFCRTDQQSICYLCSVDEHKGHDTVSAAAERSERQRELEVSRQNIQQRIQDREKDVKLLQQEVEAINGSADKTVGNSEKIFTELIRLMEKRRSDVKQQVRSQQQTEVSRVRELQEKLEQEITELKRKDAEMKKLSHTEDHNQFLHDYPSLSPLSESTPSSSIKIRPLRFFENVTAAVSEVRDKLQDVLREKWTNISQTVTEVNVLLSGPEPEPKTRAEFLKYSCDITLDPNTAHTRLLLSDENRKVTRTRETNPYSSHPDRFTGRCWQVLSKESLTGRCYWEVKCVGEVVYVAVTYKNIRRAGSSDECLFGGNDKSWRLDCYNNRYNFCYNNVSTPVSGPLSSRVGVYLDHRAGILSFYNISETMTLLHRVQTTFTQPLHAGLWFDWFPGDSAELCKLK, encoded by the coding sequence atggcgcAGAAAGGAGTTCAGCTGGGTCAGGAAACCCTTTCTTGTTCGatctgtctggatctcctgAAGGATCCGGTGACTACTTCCTGTGGACATAGTTACTGTATGAActgtattaaaagccactgggaTAAAGAGGATGATAAGACaatctacagctgccctcagtgcaGACAGGACTTCACACAGAGGCCTGTCCTCAGGAAAAGCACCATGTTAGCAGttttagtggaggagctgaagaagactggactccaagctgctcctgctgatcactgctatgctggatctgatgatgtggcctgtgatgtctgcaccgggaggaaactgaaagcctgtaagtccTGCCTGCAGTGTCTGGCCTCttactgtgagaaacacctCCAGCCTCATTATGAACTACCTgtctttgaaaaacacaagctagtggagccctccaagaagctccaggagaacgtctgctctcgtcatgatgaggtgatgaagatgttctgtcgtactgatcagcagtctatctgttatctctgctctgtggacgaacacaaaggtcatgacacagtctcagctgcagcagaaaggagcgagagacagagagagctggaggtgagtcgacaaaacatccagcagagaatccaggacagagagaaagatgtgaagctgctccaacaggaggtggaggctatcaatggctctgctgataaaacagtggggaacagtgagaagatcttcactgagctgatccgtctcatggagaaaagacgctctgatgtcaagcagcaggtcagatcccagcagcagactgaagtgagtcgagtcagagagcttcaggagaagctggagcaggagatcactgagctgaagaggaaagacgctgagatgaagaagctctcacacacagaagatcacaaccagtttctacacgactacccctcactgtcaccactcagtgaatctacaccctcatccagcatcaagatccgtcctctgaggttCTTTGAGAACGTGACAGCAgctgtgtcagaagtcagagataaactacaggacgtcctgagagagaaatggacaaacatctcacagacagtgactgaagtgaatgttttactgtcaggaccagaaccagagcccaagaccagagctgagttcttaaaatattcatgtgacatcacactggatccaaacacagcacacacacggctgttattatctgatgagaacagaaaagtaacacgCACGAGAGAGACCAATCcttattctagtcacccagacagattcactggTCGGTGTTGGCAggtcctgagtaaagagagtctgactggacgttgttactgggaggtgAAGTGTGTCGGAGAAGTAGTTTATGTAGCAGTCACATACAAGAATATCCGCAGAGCAGGGAGCTcagatgaatgtttgtttggaggTAATGACAAATCTTGGAGGTTAGATTGTTACAACAACAGATATAACTTTTGTTACAACAATGTCAGcactcctgtctcaggtcctctgtcctccagagtaggagtgtacctggatcacagagcaggtattctgtccttctacaacatctctgaaaccatgactctcctccacagagtccagaccacattcactcagcctctacatgctggactcTGGTTTGATTGGTTTCCTGGAGactctgctgagttgtgtaaactgaaatag
- the LOC132979561 gene encoding tripartite motif-containing protein 16-like, which produces MAQKGVQLGQESLSCSICLDLLKDPVTVPCGHSYCMRCIKRHWDEEDNKRIYSCPQCRQTFTLRPVLGKNTLLADIVEEKKKTGLQAAPADHCYAGPEDVACDVCTRRKRKALMSCLQCLASYCEKHLQPHFEAPPLKRHKLMEPSKKLQENVCSRHDEVMKIFCRTDQQSICYLCLMDEHKGHDTVLAAAERSERQRELEVSRQNIQQSIEDGEKDLKLLQQKEEAINGSADKTVGNSEKIFTELIRLMEKSRSDVKQQVRSQQQTEVSRVRELQEKLEQEITELKRRDAELEKLSDTEDHNQFLHDYPSLSPLSESTPSSSINIRPLRYFENVTTAVSEVRDKLQDVLKEKLTNISQTVTEVDNLLSEPEYKTRAEFLKYSCDITLDLNTACTQLLLSDENRKVTAMTKEQSYASHPDRFTDLFQVLSKESLTGRCYWEVERRGGGGVCVAVAYKNIRRAGSSDECLFGLNDKSWQLICYNNRYKFCYNKVKTRVSGPRSSRVGVYLDHRAGILSFYSISETMTLLHRVQTTFTQPLHAGLGFNWCTGDSAELCKLK; this is translated from the coding sequence ATGGCGCAGAAAGGAGTTCAGCTGGGTCAGGAATCCCTTTCTTGTTCGatctgtctggatctcctgAAGGATCCGGTGACTGTTCCCTGTGGACATAGTTACTGCATGAGGTGCATTAAAAGACACTGGGATGAAGAAGACAACAAGAGaatctacagctgccctcagtgtagGCAGACCTTCACACTGAGGCCTGTTCTCGGGAAAAACACTCTTTTAGCAGATAtagtggaggagaagaagaagactggactccaagctgctcctgctgatcactgctatgctggacctgaagatgtggcctgtgatgtctgcaccaGGAGAAAACGTAAAGCTCTTATgtcctgtctgcagtgtctgGCCTCCTACTGTGAGAAACACCTCCAGCCTCATTTTGAAGCACCTCCATTGAAGAGACACAAACTGATGGAGCCGtccaagaagctccaggagaacgtgtgctctcgtcatgatgaggtgatgaagatcttctgtcgtactgatcagcagtctatctgttatctctgtTTAATGGACGAACACAAAGGTCACGACACAGTCttagctgcagcagaaaggagcgagaggcagagagagctcgaggtgagtcgacaaaacatccagcaaAGTATCGAGGACGGAGAGAAAGATCTGAAGCTGCTTCAACAGAAGGAGGAGGCTATCAATGGCTCGGCTGATAAAACGGTagggaacagtgagaagatcttcactgagctgattcgtctcatggagaaaagccgctctgatgtgaagcaacaggtcagatcccagcagcagactgaagtgagtcgagtcagagagcttcaggagaagctggagcaggagatcactgagctgaagaggagagatgctgaactggagaagctctcagacacagaagatcacaaccagtttctacacgactacccctcactgtcaccactcagtgaatctacacCCTCATCCAGCATCAATATCCGTCCTCTGAGGTACTTTGAGAATGTGACAACGGCTGTatcagaagtcagagataaactacaggacgtcCTGAAAGAGAAAttgacaaacatctcacagacagtgactgaagtggatAATTTACTGTCAGAACCAGAGTAcaagaccagagctgagttcttaaagtattcatgtgacatcacactggatctaaacacagcatgcacacagctgttattatctgatgagaacagaaaagtaacagcAATGACTAAAGAACAGTCTTACGctagtcacccagacagattcactgaTTTGTTTCAggtcctgagtaaagagagtctgactggacgttgttactgggaggtggagaggagaggaggaggaggagtttgtgTAGCAGTCGCATACAAGAATATCCGTAGAGCAGGGAGCTcagatgaatgtttgtttggactCAATGACAAATCTTGGCAGTTAATTTGTTACAACAACAGATATAAATTTTGTTACAACAAAGTCAAAACTCGTGTCTCAGGTCCTCGGTCCTCAagagtaggagtgtacctggatcacagagcaggtattctgtccttctacagcatctctgaaaccatgactctcctccacagagtccagaccacattcactcagcctctacatgcCGGACTGGGGTTTAACTGGTGTACTGGAGactctgctgagttgtgtaaactgaagtag